A genomic window from Anguilla rostrata isolate EN2019 chromosome 14, ASM1855537v3, whole genome shotgun sequence includes:
- the LOC135238978 gene encoding uncharacterized protein LOC135238978, with amino-acid sequence MGATASSFSKSGDYRVSDFTDPSQTNWITAHSEACIMTVPEVRRCWQRYEELGVDKNGSVPKQSLITDHPFSAKLVQQFPVSGDDLVSFQTYCSAVNWLAKSTVNDKLRGLYRTLSRSRLDQEALRGVLSALYPRDPPEDVGRLAGFIVAEIDLKKQGFIDETQFISWMHRLPTETLESLLRFSAPPDGIEEPSSPRGDLPREVASEESMDAQFHLIAMEMAKRKRDWRLLANCLGFLERECRSFEREHKGLEKQVLAILQQWRRGAEELNAAEELQDALRDSGNTDIKNVVFRLSF; translated from the exons ATGGGTGCTACAGCTAGCTCCTTCTCCAAGAGCGGAGATTACAGAGTCTCTGATTTTACTGATCCATCGCAAACCAACTGGATAACCGCCCACTCAGAAGCATGCATCA TGACGGTTCCAGAGGTGCGGAGGTGCTGGCAGCGCTACGAGGAGCTGGGTGTAGATAAAAACGGAAGCGTCCCAAAGCAAAGCCTGATCACCGACCATCCCTTCAGCGCCAAG ctgGTACAGCAGTTCCCTGTCTCCGGGGATGATCTGGTGTCTTTCCAGACGTACTGCAGTGCTGTCAACTGGCTGGCCAAGTCCACAGTGAATGATAAGCTCAGAG GCCTGTACCGGACGCTGTCCCGCTCCCGCCTGGACCAGGAGGCCCTGCGGGGGGTGTTGTCCGCCCTGTACCCCCGGGACCCTCCGGAGGACGTCGGACGCCTGGCCGGCTTCATCGTGGCGGAGATCGACCTGAAGAAACAAG GGTTTATTGACGAGACCCAGTTTATCTCGTGGATGCACAGGCTGCCCACGGAGACCCTAGAATCACTGCTGCGCTTCTCCGCACCGCCTGATGGGATAGAGGAGCCGTCGTCGCCCAGGGGAGAC CTTCCTCGGGAGGTTGCTTCTGAAGAATCAATGGATGCACAGTTTCATTTGATCGCCATGGAGATGGCCAAGCGGAAGAGAGACTGGAGGCTCCTGGCTAACTGCCTTGGTTTCCTGGAGAGGGAATGCAGAAGCTTTGAGAGAGAGCACAAAGGGCTAGAGAAACAG GTCCTGGCGATCCTCCAACAGTGGCGACGTGGAGCAGAGGAACTAAACGCAGCCGAGGAACTCCAGGATGCACTGAGAGACAGCGGCAACACAGACATAAAAAACGTGGTCTTCAGGCTCAGTTTCTGA